In Isoptericola variabilis 225, the genomic window GGTGCGCGAGGCGGCCGAGGTCGCGCGCTCGCGCCTCGAGCCCGACCGGCACGACACGCTCGACGTCGTCGTCGACCTCGTGCTCGGCAAGGAGGTCGGCAGCGCGGGGCGGCGGGGCGAGGAGCGGCGTGCCGAGCTCGTGGTGCGCTTCCAACAGGTGTGCGGCGCGGTCATGGCCAAGGGCGTCGAGGACACCGCGTACTACCGCTGGACCCACCTGGTGAGCCTGTGCGAGGTGGGCGGCTCGCCGTCGCGGTTCGGCATCGACCCGGACGAGCTGCACGCCTTCGCGCGCCGGACGGCGGCGTCGTGGCCCGCGACGATGACCGCCGGCTCGACGCACGACACCAAGCGCAGCGCCGACGTGCGCTCGCGCATCGGGGCGATCGCGGCGCGCGCCGAGGAGTGGGTCGCCCTCGTGCGCCGCCTGCGCGAGGCGACCGCCGACCTGCGCCCGGCCGACCTCGACGGGCGCACCGAGAACCTCCTGTGGCAGACCCTCGCGGGGACCTGGACGCCCGGCGGCCCGATCGACACCGACCGTCTCACGGGCTACCTGCTCAAGGCGGCCCGCGAGCAGAAGACGTGGACCACGTGGACCGCGCCCGACGAGGCGCGCGAGGAGGCCATGACCGGCTACGCGACCGCGCTCCTCACGCACCCGGAGGTCGTCGAGGCGTTCGGCGCGTGGGTCGAGCGCGTGACGCCGACGGTGCGGCGCTCGGTGCTCGCCACGACGCTGCTCCAGCTCACCGTGCCGGGCGTGGCCGACGTCTACCAGGGCACCGAGGTCACGGGGACCTCGCTCGTCGACCCCGACAACCGACGGCCGGTCGACCTCGCCTGGCGCGCGCGGCTGCTCGCGATGCTCGACGGCGGCCGCAGCCCGCACGGCGACCTCGCGGCGGAGAAGCTCGCCCTGGTGGCCGCGGCGCTGCGGACGCGGCGCGCGCTGCCCGGCGCCTTCGTGGGCCCCGACGCCGGGTACGAGCCGCTGCCGAGCACCACGGGCCACGCGGTCGCGTTCGCCCGCACGCTCGCGGGTGAGCCGCGCGTCGCGGTCGTCGCCACGCGGCTGTCCGACGAGGGCCACGCCGCGCGGTCGCTCGCCGAGGCGACCGTCGTCCTGCCGGAGGGAGCGTGGCGCTCCGCGCTGTCCGGCGTCGTGCACGACGGGGGCGCCGTGCGCGTGCGCGACCTGCTCGGGCCGTGGCCCGTCGCCCTGCTCGTGAAGGAGGACCATGCCTGAGGTGACCGACCGCCCGCCGACGACACCGGTGCGGGTGTGGGCGCCGCGCGCCGACGCCGTGACGCTCGTGCTGCCCGTCGCCGGCGAGGACGCGCGCGAGGTGCCGATGGAGGACGACGGCGGCGGCTGGTGGCGCTCGCCCGAACCCCTGCCGCACGGGACCGACTACGCGTTCTCGCTCGACGGCGGGCCGCCGCGGCCCGACCCGCGCAGCCCGTGGCAGCCGCAGGGCGTCCACGGCCCGTCGCGCACGTTCGACACGGCGCTGCACGCGTGGGGCGACCACGCGTGGCAGGGCCGGTCGGTCCTCGGCGCGGTCGTGTACGAGCTGCACGTCGGCACGTTCACGCGCGGCGGGACGCTCGACACCGCGGTCGGGCGCCTCGACCACCTCGTGGACCTCGGGGTCGACATGGTCGAGCTCATGCCGGTGGCCGCGTTCCCCGGCACGCGCGGGTGGGGGTACGACGGCGTCGCGCTCTGGGCGGTGCACGAGGCGTACGGCGGGCCCGCGGCGCTGCAGCGGTTCGTCGACGCGGCGCACGCGCGCGGCATCGCGGTGTGCCTCGACGTGGTCGACAACCACCTCGGCCCGTCGGGCAACTACCTCGGCGAGTTCGGGCCGTACTTCACCGACCGCCACCACACGCCGTGGGGCCAGGCGGTCAACCTCGACGGCCCGGACGCGGCCGAGGTGCGCGCGTTCCTCGTCGACAAGGCGCTGCGCTGGTTCCGCGACTTCCACGTCGACGCCCTGCGGCTCGACGCCGTGCACGCGCTCGTCGACGACTCCGAACGCCACGTGCTCGCCGAGCTCGCCGACGCCGTGGCCGGCCTCGAGCGCGACCTCGGCCGGCCGCTGTCGCTCGTGGCGGAGTCCGACCTCAACGACGCGCGCATGGTGACCCCGACGTCCGAGGACGTCGAGGGCCGGCCCGGCTACGGCATGACGGCGCAGTGGGCCGACGACGTCCACCACGCCCTGCACGCGTGGCTCACCGACGAGACGCACGGCTACTACGTGGACTTCGGCTCGTCCGAGGTGCTCGCCAAGGCCCTCGTCGACGTGTTCGTGCACGACGGCGGGTACTCGACGTTCCGCGGCCGCGAGTGGGGGGCGCCGGTGCCGCCCGACGTCGACGGCCGCCGGTTCGTCGTGTTCGACCAGAACCACGACCAGGTCGGCAACCGCGCGCTCGGCGACCGGCCGTCGCGCACGCTGGCGCGCGGCGCGCTCGCCGCGAGCGCCGCCGTCGTGCTGCTCGGGCCGGGCACGCCGATGCTGTTCATGGGCGAGGAGTGGGGCGCCCGCACGCCGTTCCAGTACTTCACCGACCACTCCGAACCGGAGCTGGGGGCGGCGGTGCGCGAGGGCCGCACGGCCGAGTTCGGCACGCACGGCTGGTCGGAGCTCTACGGCCACGAGGTCGAGGTGCCGGACCCGCAGGCGCCGTCGACGTTCGCCGCCTCGAGGCTCGACTGGTCCGAGCGGGACACCGACGACGGGGCGCGGATGTTCGACGTGTACGCCGCGCTGGTGCACCTGCGGCACACGCTGCCGGCGGTCGCGTCGGGCGACCGGCGGGCGACGCACGTGCGCACGGGCGACGACTGGGTCGTGATGACGCGCGAGCCCCCGTACGGGCGGGGCGACGTCGTGGACGTCGTGGTGGTCCGCGCGGAGGGCGGGGCGACGGTGCCCGTCGAGGGCGGCCCGCACCGGGTCGCGCTCACGTGGGGCGCGGTGTCGCTCGACGACGACGCCGGGACCGTGCACCTGCCCGGTCCCGGCTTCGCCGTGCTGCTGCGCTGATCAGCGCCGGGCGGTGCCCACCAGCTCGGGCTCGGCGGCCACGACGCCGCGGCGCTTCGGCGCGGTGCGCCCGTGCGTCGCGTAGAGCGTGAGGCCGACGAACGTCAGGCCGCCGACGAGGTTGCCCACCACGGTGGGGATCTCGTTCCAGAGCAGGTAGTCGCCGATCGTGAAGTCGCCGCCGAGCATGAGGCCGGACGGGAAGAGGAACATGTTGACGATCGAGTGCTCGAAGCCCATGTAGAAGAAGAGCATGATCGGCATCCACATGCCGACGACCTTGCCGATGACGCTGTCGGACATCATCGCCGCGACGACGCCGGTCGAGACCATCCAGTTGCACAGCACGCCGCGCACGAACAGCGTGAGCATTCCGGCGGCGCCGTAGTCCGCGTAGCCGACCGTGCGGCCCTCGCCGATCTCGCCGATGGCCTGCCCGACGGCGCTCGGCTCGGTCGCGAAGCCGTAGGTGAAGTAGATCGCCATGAGGACGGCGACGAGGAACGCGCCCGCGAAGTTGCCGCAGAAGACGAGGCCCCAGTTGCGCAGCACGCCGGGGAACGTGACGCCCGGGCGCTTGTCGAGCCA contains:
- the treZ gene encoding malto-oligosyltrehalose trehalohydrolase — encoded protein: MPEVTDRPPTTPVRVWAPRADAVTLVLPVAGEDAREVPMEDDGGGWWRSPEPLPHGTDYAFSLDGGPPRPDPRSPWQPQGVHGPSRTFDTALHAWGDHAWQGRSVLGAVVYELHVGTFTRGGTLDTAVGRLDHLVDLGVDMVELMPVAAFPGTRGWGYDGVALWAVHEAYGGPAALQRFVDAAHARGIAVCLDVVDNHLGPSGNYLGEFGPYFTDRHHTPWGQAVNLDGPDAAEVRAFLVDKALRWFRDFHVDALRLDAVHALVDDSERHVLAELADAVAGLERDLGRPLSLVAESDLNDARMVTPTSEDVEGRPGYGMTAQWADDVHHALHAWLTDETHGYYVDFGSSEVLAKALVDVFVHDGGYSTFRGREWGAPVPPDVDGRRFVVFDQNHDQVGNRALGDRPSRTLARGALAASAAVVLLGPGTPMLFMGEEWGARTPFQYFTDHSEPELGAAVREGRTAEFGTHGWSELYGHEVEVPDPQAPSTFAASRLDWSERDTDDGARMFDVYAALVHLRHTLPAVASGDRRATHVRTGDDWVVMTREPPYGRGDVVDVVVVRAEGGATVPVEGGPHRVALTWGAVSLDDDAGTVHLPGPGFAVLLR
- a CDS encoding formate/nitrite transporter family protein, whose product is MPYVKPTDLVTRMIDAGESKVLMSTRDTLIRSFMGGAILALAAAFAVTVSVQTGQPLAGAILFPVGFVLLYLMGFDLLTGVFTLAPLAWLDKRPGVTFPGVLRNWGLVFCGNFAGAFLVAVLMAIYFTYGFATEPSAVGQAIGEIGEGRTVGYADYGAAGMLTLFVRGVLCNWMVSTGVVAAMMSDSVIGKVVGMWMPIMLFFYMGFEHSIVNMFLFPSGLMLGGDFTIGDYLLWNEIPTVVGNLVGGLTFVGLTLYATHGRTAPKRRGVVAAEPELVGTARR